In the genome of Oncorhynchus masou masou isolate Uvic2021 chromosome 26, UVic_Omas_1.1, whole genome shotgun sequence, one region contains:
- the LOC135514944 gene encoding RAD51-associated protein 1-like, protein MERPSRKTKLVNYSDFQDLADDDDFASVKAPPSKKAKEIVKEPAQEKSKKPSNKASSQETSSQPIGHKNRKPLDEKLYDRDLEAALTLSLLKTTEINEEQCSYNPEKYVKNQPQRDCENLDPSLRLSNSSVDSNLLGLDQITNDRGSPCAPSRQRKAASKATEQQRSMLKDGDEDYNPKGTPESDADFSDPAESDDDEFTVKKPKKKNTEDKTAKKKQPKAKPKEEKQPSKPSNTKPHLTGTPSLKTPILGRSPTAKPASVPKRSPGTSPVSRSAVSGSPAGGRIPKWNPPGHVGRSPGSSQSAPVKSPGQGLRLGLSRMVRVKPLHPSVASH, encoded by the exons ATGGAGCGGCCATCGAG GAAGACAAAGCTTGTAAATTATTCAGATTTCCAGGACTTGGCTGATG ATGATGATTTTGCCTCTGTGAAAGCACCACCCAGCAAAAAAGCCAAGGAGATTGTGAAAGAGCCAGCGCAGGAGAAGAGCAAGAAACCTTCAAACAAGGCCTCCAGTCAAGAGACTAGCTCACAACCCATAGGCCACAAGAACAG GAAACCATTGGATGAGAAGCTGTATGACAGAGATTTGGAAGCAGCTCTTACTTTGTCGTTGCTTAAAACCACCGAGATAAATGAGGAACAATGTTCTTATAATCCAG AAAAATATGTCAAGAATCAACCACAGAGAGATTGTGAAAATCTGGATCCATCATTACGCCTTTCCAACTCCAGTGTGGACAGCAACCTTTTGG GTCTTGACCAGATCACGAATGATCGGGGATCCCCTTGTGCCCCCTCCAGACAGAGGAAGGCAGCTTCCAAGGCTACAGAGCAGCAAAGGAGCATGCTGAAGGATGGCGATGAGGACTACAATCCCAAAGGGACACCAG AGAGTGATGCTGATTTCAGTGATCCAGCTGAAAGTGATGATGATGAGTTCACAGTAAAGAAACCaaagaaaaagaacacagaaGACAAGACAGCCAAGAAGAAGCAACCAAAAGCTAAACCAAAGGAAGAAAAGCAGCCTTCAAAACCATCAAATACCAAACCACATTTGACAG GGACTCCCAGTCTAAAAACTCCCATCTTAGGTAGAAGTCCAACTGCCAAGCCAGCCTCTGTGCCCAAGAGGTCTCCTGGCACTTCTCCTGTCTCCAGATCTGCAGTCTCTGGTAGTCCAGCGGGGGGCAGAATACCCAAGTGGAATCCTCCAG GTCACGTTGGAAGAAGTCCCGGCTCATCACAGAGTGCCCCAGTGAAGTCTCCAGGGCAGGGTCTAAGACTTGGACTGTCTCGCATGGTGCGGGTCAAACCCCTGCACCCCAGTGTTGCTAGTCACTGA
- the LOC135514943 gene encoding dual specificity tyrosine-phosphorylation-regulated kinase 4-like — MFPEIHIKTGRPDAYSQQHKLQPECTRLGSSRAYQQQQNCGSGKGTLPKLDAKPLVVNNAKYHHQSESILPHITSKGLQNTCDRQLSGTRHQESFQDERLQSSTVESLPESINRKNNQEQERNIEGHNLPMSPAEVLKAFKDRLTEHEQEEVMDYSEVWYLGLDAKKMEGSPSLPHNSGYDDESGGYLKVAHDHIGFRFEVLEVIGKGSFGQVLKCLDHKTTELVAIKVIRNKKRFHHQAMVELKILDALRRKDRDNQHNVIHMKEHFYFRNHLCISFELLGVNLYELIKKNNFQGFSQILVRRFAYSLLKCLQMLHKEKIIHCDLKPENILLSHKGQGNIKVIDFGSSCYEQQRVYTYIQSRFYRSPEVLLGHSYSMAIDMWSFGCILAELHTGFPLFPGESEVEQIACIMEVLGMPPTDFLSTATRKRQFFDSKGNPRNITNSKGRKRRLNSKDLSSALKTNDPLFLDFIKRCLTWDPKKRMTPDEAMQHEWIQEARSSKFRPKTRTVRRPNESLGNVENNNKIAQHISHKPALINRIVDKAFSSPFSSATDRPKRQNSVKLASAERLRPIGASAEGQMGEGRTKSTRAVSSSKQEVPRERSVHIVIRPPLEHTADSDSLEHQQGLSPIT; from the exons ATGTTTCCAGAAATTCATATCAAG ACAGGGAGGCCCGACGCCTACTCCCAGCAACACAAACTCCAGCCTGAATGCACACGCCTTGGGTCCAGCCGGGCCTACCAGCAGCAGCAG AACTGTGGCTCGGGCAAAGGCACTCTGCCTAAGCTGGATGCTAAGCCCTTGGTTGTAAACAATGCCAAGTACCATCACCAGTCCGAAAGCATCCTGCCCCACATCACCAGCAAGGGGCTGCAAAACACATGTGATAGGCAGCTTTCAGGAACCAGGCACCAGGAAAGCTTCCAG GATGAGAGATTAcagagctccacagtggagagtCTGCCAGAGTCCATCAACAGGAAGAACAatcaggagcaggagaggaatATTGAGGGACACAATCTGCCCATGTCTCCTGCAG AGGTCCTGAAGGCGTTCAAAGATCGTCTGACGGAGCATGAGCAGGAGGAGGTCATGGACTACTCCGAGGTCTGGTACCTGGGCCTGGATGCCAAGAAGATGGAGGGTTCCCCCAGCCTGCCACATAACTCTGGCTACGACGATGAGAGCGGAGGCTATCTGAAG GTCGCGCATGACCACATAGGCTTCCGGTTTGAGGTGCTGGAGGTGATCGGAAAAGGATCCTTCGGACAGGTCCTGAAGTGCCTGGATCACAAGACCACTGAACTTGTCGCCATCAAGGTCATTCGCAACAAGAAAAG GTTCCACCACCAGGCTATGGTAGAGTTGAAGATCCTGGATGCGTTGAGAAGGAAGGACAGAGACAACCAACACAACGTCATTCACATGAAGGAGCACTTCTACTTCCGGAACCATCTCTGCATCTCCTTCGAGCTCCTGGG AGTGAACCTGTACGAACTCATCAAGAAGAACAACTTCCAGGGCTTCAGCCAGATCCTGGTGCGCCGCTTTGCCTACTCCCTCCTCAAGTGCCTGCAGATGCTGCACAAAGAGAAGATCATCCACTGTGACCTAAAACCG GAAAACATTCTTCTGTCACACAAAGGCCAAGGCAACATCAAGGTCATTGACTTTGGCTCCAGCTGCTACGAGCAGCAGAGAG TTTACACCTACATCCAGAGCCGCTTCTACCGTTCCCCAGAGGTGCTCCTGGGCCATTCCTACAGCATGGCCATCGACATGTGGAGCTTTGGCTGCATCCTGGCTGAGCTCCACACTGGCTTCCCCCTCTTTCCTGGGGAGAGTGAGGTGGAGCAGATTGCCTGCATCATGGAG GTACTGGGAATGCCTCCAACTGATTTCTTGTCAACAGCAACCAGGAAAAGGCAATTTTTTG ATTCCAAGGGCAACCCCAGGAACATCACCAACAgcaaggggagaaagagacggctcaACTCCAAGGATCTGTCCAGTGCCCTGAAGACCAACGATCCTCTCTTTCTGGATTTCATCAAACGCTGTCTCAC gtGGGACCCTAAGAAGCGCATGACGCCCGACGAGGCCATGCAGCATGAGTGGATCCAGGAGGCACGCTCCAGCAAGTTTCGGCCCAAGACCCGCACTGTGAGAAGGCCCAACGAGAGCCTCGGCAACGTGGAGAACAACAACAAGATAGCGCAGCATATTTCCCACAAACCAGCCCTTATCAACAGGATAG TTGACAAGGCATTCTCAAGCCCGTTCTCCAGCGCCACAGACAGGCCCAAGAGACAGAACTCTGTGAAGCTGGCGTCCGCCGAGCGCTTGCGACCAATCGGGGCTTCGGCTGAGGGCCAGATGGGCGAGGGCAGGACCAAGAGCACCAGGGCTGTTAGCAGCAGCAAGCAGGAGGTACCCAGGGAGAGATCAGTCCACATTGTCATCAGGCCCCCGCTGGAGCACACTGCAGACAGTGACAGTCTGGAGCACCAGCAGGGCCTGTCCCCCATCACATAA